One stretch of Acetomicrobium thermoterrenum DSM 13490 DNA includes these proteins:
- a CDS encoding RluA family pseudouridine synthase — MAKIWKIDEDYDCVRLDRFLRKKYSQVPLGAIMRAIRKGKITVNGEKTEPSYRLYRGDEVSVPFEDPAKLKSSLNVVDKPLEVIFMDQNVLIINKPAGLLSQPASREDDSVVNRALNLINKTKGDFIPTPAHRLDRNVSGVMALALNPRSLRALTAIFRNRRVAKTYLAVVRGCISGEGVIEAPLERDEHSLKTVVNKGEGKRSATRYMSLSAGNRASLVALEPITGRPHQLRVHLSHIGHPIVGDVKYGDSGKEAGRPMLHAYSLEIFGNDLSYLAGRKFCAPLPADMVIVIGLFDLSLDTIRGML, encoded by the coding sequence ATGGCGAAAATATGGAAGATAGATGAAGATTACGATTGCGTGAGGCTGGATAGATTCCTGCGAAAGAAATATAGTCAGGTACCCTTGGGTGCCATTATGCGCGCTATCAGAAAAGGAAAGATCACCGTTAACGGAGAAAAAACAGAGCCCTCCTATCGCTTATATAGGGGAGACGAAGTCAGCGTACCCTTTGAAGATCCTGCGAAACTAAAGTCCTCGCTAAATGTAGTGGATAAACCTTTGGAAGTGATATTTATGGATCAAAATGTTTTGATAATAAATAAGCCTGCCGGGCTTTTGAGCCAACCGGCATCCAGAGAGGATGACTCGGTCGTTAACAGAGCACTCAATTTGATCAATAAAACTAAAGGGGATTTTATTCCTACCCCGGCACATAGGCTAGACCGTAATGTATCCGGGGTAATGGCCCTCGCCTTAAATCCTCGTTCTTTAAGAGCACTGACAGCTATATTCAGAAACAGAAGGGTTGCCAAGACATATTTGGCCGTTGTAAGGGGATGTATATCCGGAGAAGGCGTAATAGAAGCTCCCCTTGAAAGGGACGAACATTCTCTCAAGACGGTAGTAAACAAGGGGGAAGGCAAGAGGTCTGCCACGCGATACATGTCTTTGTCGGCAGGAAATCGTGCCTCTTTGGTGGCATTGGAGCCGATTACCGGGAGACCGCATCAACTTAGGGTTCATCTATCGCACATCGGGCATCCTATCGTTGGCGATGTCAAGTACGGCGACAGTGGCAAAGAAGCAGGAAGGCCAATGCTGCATGCCTACTCTCTGGAAATTTTTGGGAATGATTTGAGTTATTTGGCGGGTAGAAAATTTTGCGCACCATTGCCTGCAGATATGGTAATTGTGATAGGTCTTTTTGATTTATCTTTGGATACCATAAGAGGTATGCTATAA